One window of the Macaca thibetana thibetana isolate TM-01 chromosome 13, ASM2454274v1, whole genome shotgun sequence genome contains the following:
- the MRPL30 gene encoding 39S ribosomal protein L30, mitochondrial: MAGILRLVVQRPPGGLQTVTKGVESLIGTDWIRHKFTKSRIPDKVFQASPEDHEKYGGDPQNPHKLHIVTRIKSTRRRPYWEKDIIKMLGLEKSHTPQVHKNIPSVNSKLKVVKHLIRIQPLKLPQGLPTEENMSNTCLKSTGELVVQWHLKPVEQKTHES; this comes from the exons ATGGCTGGGATTTTGCGCTTAGTAGTTCAGAGGCCCCCGGGCGGACTACAG ACGGTGACAAAAGGTGTGGAGTCTCTCATTGGTACAGATTGGATTCGTCACAAATTCACCAAATCAAGAATTCCAGATAAA GTGTTTCAGGCCTCACCTGAAGATCATGAAAAATATGGTGGAGATCCACAGAACCCTCATAAACTGCATATTGTTACCAGAATAAAAAGTACAAGAAGACGTCCATATTGGgaaaaagatataataaagatGCTTGGATTAGAAAAA TCGCATACCCCTCAAGTTCACAAGAATATCCCTTCTGTGAATTCAAAATTGAAGGTGGTTAAGCATTTAATAAG AATCCAGCCCTTGAAGTTGCCACAAGGACTTCCAACAGAGGAGAACATGTCTAACACGTGCCTCAAAAGCACTGGGGAGTTAGTAGTGCAGTGGCATCTGAAACCTGTGGAGCAGAAAACACATGAGTCCTAG